A window of Pusillimonas sp. T7-7 contains these coding sequences:
- a CDS encoding ABC transporter permease translates to MTKSSKTQAPDTAPVARVAPLQQTPGRARMLRKLRGKPSTKRSLLALGLLIVLVLLAPLLAPQNPYDLLALDIMDGRLAPGATNFDGSMTYWLGTDSQGRDMFSAILYGLRISLFVGLGAVLISVAIGVTLGLLAAYRGGWLDTVIMRAVDFILGFPTMLVALVLLAVLGRGIDKVIIALVVVQWAHYARIMRGRALQERRKEYIEAAQNLGFPAWRVMLLHLMPNCIGPVMVFATIQIATAITLEATLSFLGVGVPVTQPSLGLLIASGFEYLLSGDYWISIFPGVALLLLILSINIAGDRLRESLDPRR, encoded by the coding sequence ATGACTAAATCTTCCAAGACGCAGGCGCCCGACACGGCTCCGGTGGCGCGTGTTGCGCCCCTGCAGCAAACGCCCGGGCGTGCGCGCATGCTGCGTAAGCTGCGCGGCAAGCCTTCCACCAAGCGTTCCTTGCTGGCCCTGGGCCTGCTGATTGTGCTGGTACTGCTGGCTCCACTGTTGGCCCCGCAAAACCCATACGATTTGCTGGCGCTGGACATCATGGACGGGCGCCTGGCTCCTGGCGCCACCAATTTCGATGGCTCCATGACGTACTGGCTGGGCACAGACTCGCAAGGCCGAGATATGTTCAGCGCCATTCTGTATGGCTTACGCATTAGCCTGTTCGTGGGCCTGGGCGCGGTGCTGATCTCGGTTGCCATAGGTGTGACCCTGGGCCTGCTGGCGGCCTATCGCGGCGGCTGGCTGGATACCGTGATCATGCGCGCCGTGGACTTCATCCTGGGTTTCCCCACCATGTTGGTTGCACTAGTGCTGCTGGCGGTGCTGGGCCGGGGTATAGACAAGGTGATCATCGCCCTGGTGGTGGTGCAGTGGGCGCATTATGCCCGCATCATGCGTGGCCGAGCCCTGCAGGAGCGGCGCAAGGAATACATAGAAGCTGCGCAGAACCTGGGCTTTCCCGCTTGGCGCGTGATGCTGCTGCACCTCATGCCCAATTGTATCGGGCCGGTGATGGTGTTCGCCACCATACAGATAGCAACCGCCATTACGCTCGAGGCCACGCTCTCGTTCCTGGGTGTCGGTGTGCCGGTTACGCAGCCATCGCTGGGCTTGCTGATTGCCAGCGGCTTTGAATACCTGTTGTCGGGTGATTACTGGATCAGTATTTTTCCCGGTGTGGCGCTGTTGCTGCTGATTCTTTCCATCAATATCGCGGGCGATCGCCTGCGTGAAAGCCTGGATCCTCGACGCTAA
- a CDS encoding ABC transporter ATP-binding protein yields MTTSPVLLDVQGLQTAFHTEAGAWLAVDGVDLTIKCGEILGLVGESGSGKSVTGFSLLGLIDAPGEVVAGSVRFKGDELRGLSEEQMRALRGDRIAMIFQDPLMTLNPVLRVGEQMAEAIYTHYPRVSREEIRLRCIEALGQVGIPSPETRLDNYPHEFSGGMRQRVAIAIAMLNKPELIIADEPTTALDVTIQGQILFEMQKLCREQNTAMIWITHDLGVVAELADQVAVMYAGRIVEYGSVEQVLGSPLHPYTKGLLESMPGATTPGERLAQIEGMAPTLISREAGCPFRPRCTRSDVVCGQQAPEVTIRGERHFRCHFPLEVQA; encoded by the coding sequence ATGACTACCTCTCCTGTTTTATTGGATGTGCAGGGCCTGCAGACGGCCTTCCATACCGAGGCCGGCGCCTGGCTGGCTGTCGATGGTGTGGACCTGACCATCAAGTGCGGTGAAATCCTGGGCCTGGTCGGTGAATCGGGCTCGGGCAAATCGGTGACGGGTTTTTCGCTGCTGGGCCTGATCGATGCTCCGGGCGAAGTGGTGGCCGGTTCGGTGCGTTTCAAGGGCGACGAATTGCGCGGCCTGTCCGAAGAGCAGATGCGTGCCTTGCGCGGCGACCGCATTGCGATGATCTTTCAGGATCCCTTGATGACCCTGAACCCGGTGCTCAGGGTGGGCGAACAGATGGCCGAAGCCATCTACACCCATTACCCACGCGTGTCCCGTGAAGAAATCCGCCTGCGTTGCATAGAAGCCTTGGGCCAGGTGGGTATACCATCGCCCGAAACCCGGTTGGACAACTATCCGCACGAGTTCTCGGGTGGCATGCGTCAGCGCGTGGCCATTGCCATCGCCATGCTGAACAAGCCCGAACTGATCATTGCCGACGAGCCGACCACGGCGCTGGATGTGACCATACAGGGGCAGATTTTGTTTGAAATGCAGAAGCTGTGTCGCGAGCAGAACACGGCCATGATCTGGATCACTCACGACCTGGGCGTGGTGGCCGAGCTGGCGGACCAGGTGGCGGTGATGTATGCCGGCCGCATCGTGGAATACGGCAGCGTGGAACAGGTGCTTGGCAGTCCCTTGCATCCCTATACCAAGGGTTTGCTGGAATCCATGCCGGGCGCCACCACTCCTGGCGAGCGCCTGGCGCAGATAGAAGGCATGGCGCCCACGCTGATCAGTCGCGAAGCTGGCTGTCCGTTCCGCCCGCGCTGCACACGCAGCGATGTGGTGTGTGGGCAGCAGGCGCCCGAGGTCACCATACGTGGCGAGCGCCATTTCCGCTGCCATTTCCCGCTGGAGGTTCAGGCATGA
- a CDS encoding ABC transporter substrate-binding protein, with amino-acid sequence MSTVYPTIKKIAVVVACAFAGIAQAQTLKIGLASEPTAVDPHYHQTTPNEALVSHIFQPLLAMSPDMTLMPALAKSWEATEETVWTFKLDENARFSNGEPFTAQDVIFSFCRILNNETGIGSGAVNTVRRIAAIEAPDERTVLLKTTVPQPVLPNELARIPMIWSGIVKHDKLTFTPKEGCGVTSPWPVVNDFNSGKAVVGTGPYTLRSYVKGSGIVLERNDKYWGEAPAWSEVHMRAVPSAGPRLTGLLAGDFDLIENPAARDLKRIKESGFEYTVKPSVRVMFFQLDAGREQSPMVKSPKGDNPLQNAKVRQAMSLAIDRKTIVARIMDGVAEPANQYIPQGMFGAIEGAPALEYNPKKAKELLAEAGYPDGFELTLSATNDRYINDAQLTQAVAQYLSRIGIKTTVDTMTRSVYFPKRAKREMSAALGGWGSETGEAGNFLQYWTTTYNKELGVGSSNYGRYSNPELDKVYLQAMRTLDDGKRSELLQQAVKMALADMPNIPLHFESGVWAYRKGIAYEGRADQRTLATGATLAK; translated from the coding sequence ATGTCGACGGTATATCCCACGATTAAAAAAATCGCTGTCGTAGTGGCTTGTGCCTTTGCGGGCATCGCCCAGGCGCAGACTTTGAAAATAGGCCTGGCTTCCGAGCCTACGGCGGTTGACCCGCACTATCACCAGACTACGCCCAACGAGGCGCTGGTCTCGCATATTTTCCAGCCGCTGTTGGCCATGAGTCCCGACATGACGCTGATGCCCGCCCTGGCCAAGTCGTGGGAAGCCACCGAAGAGACTGTCTGGACCTTCAAGCTGGATGAGAACGCACGCTTTTCCAACGGCGAACCGTTCACAGCGCAAGACGTGATTTTCAGCTTCTGCCGCATTTTGAACAATGAAACCGGCATAGGCAGCGGTGCAGTCAATACGGTGCGCCGCATTGCCGCCATCGAAGCCCCGGACGAGCGCACCGTACTGCTCAAGACAACGGTGCCGCAACCCGTCTTGCCTAATGAACTGGCACGTATCCCCATGATCTGGAGCGGTATCGTCAAGCACGACAAGCTGACCTTCACCCCCAAAGAGGGCTGTGGTGTTACATCGCCCTGGCCGGTGGTGAACGATTTCAACAGCGGTAAAGCCGTGGTCGGCACCGGCCCCTACACGCTCAGGTCTTACGTCAAGGGCAGCGGCATTGTACTGGAGCGCAACGACAAGTATTGGGGCGAAGCGCCGGCTTGGAGCGAAGTGCACATGAGGGCCGTGCCCAGCGCTGGCCCGCGCCTGACAGGCTTGCTGGCAGGCGACTTCGACCTGATTGAAAACCCCGCCGCGCGTGATCTGAAGCGCATCAAGGAAAGTGGCTTCGAATACACCGTCAAGCCGTCGGTGCGTGTGATGTTCTTCCAGCTGGATGCCGGTCGCGAGCAAAGCCCCATGGTCAAATCGCCCAAGGGTGACAACCCCTTGCAGAACGCCAAGGTGCGCCAGGCCATGTCGTTGGCCATAGATCGCAAGACCATTGTTGCACGCATCATGGACGGCGTGGCCGAGCCCGCCAACCAGTACATTCCCCAGGGCATGTTTGGGGCCATCGAAGGCGCACCGGCGCTGGAGTACAACCCCAAGAAAGCCAAGGAACTGTTGGCCGAAGCCGGCTACCCCGACGGCTTCGAGCTGACACTGTCGGCCACCAATGACCGCTACATCAATGATGCACAGTTAACACAGGCTGTCGCCCAGTATCTGAGCCGCATAGGCATCAAGACCACTGTCGACACCATGACTCGTTCGGTTTACTTCCCCAAGCGCGCCAAACGTGAAATGAGCGCTGCTTTGGGCGGCTGGGGTTCGGAAACCGGTGAAGCGGGTAACTTCCTGCAGTACTGGACCACGACCTACAACAAGGAACTGGGCGTCGGCAGCAGCAACTATGGCCGCTATTCCAACCCCGAACTGGACAAGGTTTACTTGCAGGCCATGCGCACGCTGGACGACGGCAAGCGCAGCGAACTGCTGCAGCAGGCCGTGAAGATGGCCTTGGCCGATATGCCCAATATTCCGCTGCATTTTGAAAGCGGTGTGTGGGCTTATCGCAAAGGCATCGCGTACGAAGGCCGCGCTGACCAGCGTACTTTGGCCACCGGCGCGACGCTCGCCAAGTAA
- a CDS encoding SDR family NAD(P)-dependent oxidoreductase yields MQGLLSNKVAIITGAASLNGIGRRTAKLFAEHGATVVIVDLDATAASAAAESLGSGHLGLAGNVANRDDCQKVVDTVLQSYGKVDVLVNNAGITQPSKIMEITGEDYQRITDVSLRGTLYMSQAVIPCMRQAGTGSIVCLSSVSAQRGGGIFGGPHYSAAKAGVLGLARAMARELGPDGIRVNSLTPGLIQTDITAGKLSPEMKAEILKGIPLNRLGAAVDVANCCLFLASDLSGYLTGVTLDVNGGMLIH; encoded by the coding sequence ATGCAAGGACTATTAAGCAATAAAGTTGCAATTATCACCGGTGCGGCTTCGTTGAACGGCATTGGCCGTCGTACAGCAAAACTCTTTGCCGAGCATGGCGCAACCGTGGTGATTGTCGATCTGGACGCAACAGCTGCAAGCGCCGCAGCGGAAAGTCTGGGATCGGGTCATCTGGGACTGGCCGGTAATGTAGCAAACCGGGATGATTGCCAGAAGGTGGTCGATACGGTTTTACAAAGCTATGGCAAGGTGGATGTGTTAGTGAATAACGCCGGTATCACCCAGCCATCCAAAATCATGGAAATTACCGGCGAAGATTACCAGCGTATCACTGATGTGTCGTTGCGCGGCACACTATACATGAGTCAAGCGGTTATTCCTTGCATGCGTCAAGCGGGCACAGGTTCGATTGTTTGCCTGTCTTCGGTATCGGCCCAGCGTGGCGGTGGAATCTTCGGCGGTCCTCATTACTCGGCGGCAAAAGCAGGCGTGCTGGGTTTGGCACGTGCCATGGCCCGGGAACTGGGTCCAGATGGCATACGCGTCAATTCCCTGACGCCCGGGCTTATTCAAACCGACATCACTGCCGGCAAGCTGAGCCCAGAGATGAAGGCCGAAATTCTTAAAGGCATCCCTTTGAATCGCTTGGGCGCAGCGGTCGATGTGGCTAACTGCTGCCTGTTCCTGGCAAGTGATTTGTCAGGCTACCTAACGGGCGTCACGCTGGACGTTAACGGCGGCATGCTCATTCATTAA
- a CDS encoding LysR substrate-binding domain-containing protein, whose protein sequence is MPPSLSLKSIQAFEAAARLGSFAAAATELNLTPSAISHQIRLLEERLGIALFHRIHRGIVLTDAGRHYAEAITRGLGIIDAATLNMRNYGKQDILTVHCAPTLASQWLMPKLSHFSMLYPDIGIRLNASTNAIDLTAETADFDVRYGPVSPEPGVIIVPFPKEPLAVMCAPSLANGSKPIRSPKDLQHHTIIQSEVNLITWRDWAKQHHVADSDMHYGPRFDRSFMAISAAVDGLGVILDSRLQTEREVASGKLVLPLGSEPAMLVYHRLLYLQTKAHLPKMVAFKDWLFDQLNESFSRLDSPEATDA, encoded by the coding sequence ATGCCACCCTCTCTTTCTTTAAAGTCCATCCAGGCATTCGAGGCCGCCGCGCGCCTGGGATCTTTTGCTGCAGCCGCTACGGAGCTGAACCTCACCCCGTCAGCCATAAGCCATCAGATCCGCTTGTTGGAAGAAAGATTGGGCATTGCCTTATTCCATCGCATTCATAGGGGAATTGTGTTGACTGACGCAGGGCGTCACTATGCCGAGGCGATTACGCGCGGACTGGGCATCATCGACGCGGCCACCTTGAATATGCGAAATTATGGGAAGCAGGACATCCTCACCGTACACTGTGCACCGACCCTGGCGTCGCAATGGCTCATGCCCAAGCTGTCGCACTTCAGCATGCTTTATCCGGATATCGGCATACGCCTCAATGCCTCGACCAACGCTATAGACTTGACGGCGGAAACGGCAGATTTTGATGTCCGGTATGGCCCGGTAAGCCCGGAACCGGGCGTTATCATCGTGCCCTTTCCGAAAGAACCCCTGGCGGTCATGTGCGCGCCAAGCCTGGCCAATGGAAGCAAACCCATCCGAAGTCCAAAAGATCTTCAGCATCACACAATCATTCAGTCGGAAGTCAACCTGATTACCTGGCGAGACTGGGCCAAGCAGCACCATGTTGCCGACTCAGACATGCACTACGGCCCACGGTTTGATCGTTCATTCATGGCAATCAGCGCGGCCGTCGATGGATTGGGAGTGATACTGGACAGCCGGCTGCAGACAGAGCGGGAAGTGGCAAGCGGCAAGCTGGTCTTGCCCTTGGGGTCGGAGCCCGCCATGCTGGTTTATCACCGCTTGCTTTATTTGCAGACGAAAGCACATCTACCCAAAATGGTGGCATTCAAAGACTGGCTTTTCGACCAGTTGAATGAGTCTTTCAGCAGGCTTGACAGCCCCGAAGCAACAGACGCCTGA
- a CDS encoding ABC transporter permease, which produces MALFIVRRLLQSLLVLLAVSVVVFCAVYAVGDPIELLVSPDVAQAERDALIARLGLDLPLWKQYGVFLWRALHGDLGNSFVHGIPAVQLILQRFPATLELVFVAITLTCVLGISLGLVAGLYRDRWLGRGIMAGSIFGFSVPNFWQGMVFILLFAVWLGWLPASGRGPTIDVLGVPLSVFSAEGWSHIAMPAVNLAIANIALVLRMTASGVSEAQSQDYVRFARAKGIKPGRIVRRHILRNILIPVVTVIGMEFGSLIAYSTITETVFSWPGMGKLLIDSVYQLDRPVIVAYVMLVTLLFVMINLVVDLLYAVLDPRVQLLEPTA; this is translated from the coding sequence TTGGCTTTATTTATAGTACGCAGGCTGCTGCAAAGTCTGCTGGTCTTGTTGGCCGTATCGGTGGTGGTCTTCTGCGCCGTCTACGCGGTCGGAGACCCTATCGAGCTTCTTGTCAGCCCCGATGTGGCCCAAGCCGAACGTGATGCCCTGATTGCGCGGCTGGGCCTGGATTTGCCGCTATGGAAGCAATACGGCGTGTTCCTGTGGCGCGCGCTGCATGGCGACCTGGGCAATTCGTTTGTACACGGCATACCGGCGGTGCAGCTGATACTGCAGCGCTTTCCAGCCACCCTGGAACTGGTTTTCGTGGCCATCACACTGACCTGTGTGCTGGGTATCTCGCTGGGTCTGGTGGCTGGCCTGTACCGTGATCGCTGGCTGGGTCGTGGCATCATGGCCGGCTCGATCTTCGGCTTTTCCGTGCCCAACTTCTGGCAGGGCATGGTCTTCATATTATTGTTTGCGGTCTGGCTAGGCTGGTTGCCAGCCTCGGGCCGTGGGCCGACCATAGACGTGCTGGGTGTGCCGCTCAGCGTCTTCAGCGCCGAAGGCTGGAGTCATATCGCCATGCCGGCCGTCAACCTGGCCATTGCCAATATTGCATTGGTGCTGCGCATGACGGCTTCGGGCGTCAGCGAGGCGCAAAGCCAGGACTACGTGCGATTCGCGCGCGCCAAAGGCATCAAGCCCGGCCGCATCGTGCGCCGACATATCCTGCGCAACATCCTGATTCCCGTCGTAACGGTCATCGGCATGGAGTTCGGCTCCCTGATCGCCTACTCCACCATCACGGAAACGGTGTTTTCCTGGCCGGGCATGGGCAAGCTGCTTATCGACAGCGTGTATCAACTGGATCGCCCCGTAATCGTGGCTTACGTGATGCTGGTGACCTTGTTGTTTGTAATGATCAATCTGGTGGTGGACTTGCTGTACGCAGTGCTGGACCCACGTGTTCAATTGTTGGAGCCTACTGCCTGA
- a CDS encoding LysR family transcriptional regulator produces MESLAIRYFYEVAQKGSLSAASESLHVAVSAISRQVSTLEQDLGSPLFLRSARGMLLTEAGELLLRHVRRATLEDQAVRSSIAALRNTGHSVLRIACTQGLANDFLPSTLAHFERMHPDIRFRIWVDSAKQATQRVETGEADVALTFTITPPPSTGSVKVLYARASPALAIMSQDHPLARHRRLDIRDLILYPIALTDENTSTFKLYQLASNMVGTWVEPKIYSNYAAALHAYVRDSQAILFASYSSIFQQLKVNRLVAIPLKNPEMHARTMQVQVMRGRILPDVIEQFLSVTIRRMNEIVLEAPV; encoded by the coding sequence ATGGAAAGTTTAGCTATCCGATACTTTTATGAAGTTGCCCAAAAAGGCAGCTTAAGCGCCGCGTCCGAGTCTTTACATGTTGCGGTTTCTGCGATAAGCCGTCAGGTTTCAACCCTGGAACAAGACCTGGGCAGTCCTTTGTTTCTACGCAGCGCGCGCGGCATGCTCCTGACTGAAGCGGGCGAGCTGCTGCTGCGCCATGTGCGCCGCGCCACGCTTGAAGACCAGGCTGTGCGATCATCCATTGCCGCCCTGCGCAATACCGGGCACAGCGTTTTGCGCATAGCCTGCACACAGGGTCTGGCCAACGACTTCCTGCCCAGCACGCTGGCGCACTTTGAACGCATGCATCCCGATATCCGCTTTCGCATCTGGGTAGACAGCGCCAAGCAAGCCACGCAAAGGGTGGAAACCGGCGAAGCCGATGTAGCACTAACCTTCACCATTACGCCCCCGCCGTCCACCGGATCGGTAAAGGTGTTGTATGCGCGCGCCTCGCCCGCCCTGGCCATCATGTCGCAGGATCACCCCCTGGCGCGTCACAGGCGCCTGGACATCCGCGACCTGATCCTCTATCCCATTGCCCTGACCGACGAAAACACGTCCACCTTCAAGCTGTATCAGCTTGCCTCAAATATGGTGGGAACATGGGTGGAGCCCAAGATCTACAGCAACTACGCCGCAGCCCTACATGCCTATGTGCGCGACAGCCAGGCGATTCTGTTTGCCAGCTACAGCTCGATTTTCCAGCAGCTCAAGGTCAATCGCCTGGTGGCGATTCCACTAAAGAACCCTGAAATGCACGCACGCACCATGCAGGTGCAGGTCATGCGCGGACGCATACTGCCCGATGTCATCGAGCAGTTCCTGAGCGTGACGATCCGGCGCATGAATGAGATAGTGCTGGAAGCGCCGGTTTAG
- a CDS encoding ABC transporter ATP-binding protein has protein sequence MSDAPVIQLQDLYKRFSKKPDLAQRLMALAGRPVNNPTVHAVNGVDLAIRKGEVLGLVGESGCGKSTLGRILAGLIKPSQGQVVFDGQDAATLRGKEQLDYTLGVQMIFQDPQASLNPKQRLHQILAEALRVHKLAPRREMADRVDQALLEVGLDPEYRNRLPHEISGGQRQRIGIARALMVQPRFLVCDEPVAALDVSIQAQVINLFMDLRDRHGFTYLFISHDLSVVRHISDRVAIMYLGKIVEIAPTSEVYGRAAHPYTQALLVEMPDVSRRQRKFIPIKGEIPSPLAPPPGCTFHPRCPRATDICRQQAPALRTIAPGHQAACHLLQHPDHDNTLSNGSL, from the coding sequence ATGAGCGACGCACCCGTCATACAGCTGCAAGACCTGTACAAGCGTTTCAGCAAGAAGCCCGACCTGGCGCAACGCCTGATGGCATTGGCCGGCCGCCCCGTGAACAATCCCACCGTGCACGCCGTCAATGGCGTGGACCTGGCAATACGCAAGGGCGAGGTTCTGGGCCTGGTGGGTGAGTCGGGCTGCGGCAAGTCAACGCTAGGCCGCATCTTGGCGGGCTTGATCAAACCCAGCCAGGGCCAAGTGGTGTTCGACGGCCAGGACGCCGCCACGCTGCGGGGCAAGGAACAGCTGGACTACACGCTGGGTGTGCAGATGATCTTCCAGGATCCGCAGGCCTCGCTTAATCCCAAGCAGCGGCTGCATCAGATCCTGGCCGAGGCACTGCGCGTGCACAAGCTGGCGCCGCGCCGTGAAATGGCCGATCGTGTCGATCAGGCGCTGCTCGAGGTCGGGCTGGATCCCGAGTATCGCAATCGTCTGCCGCATGAAATTTCCGGTGGACAGCGCCAGCGCATAGGCATAGCCCGTGCCCTGATGGTGCAGCCACGCTTTCTGGTGTGCGATGAACCTGTGGCGGCGCTGGACGTATCCATACAGGCGCAGGTCATCAACCTGTTCATGGATCTGCGCGACCGGCATGGCTTTACCTATTTGTTCATCAGCCACGATCTGAGCGTGGTGCGGCATATTTCTGATCGCGTGGCCATCATGTATTTGGGAAAAATCGTGGAGATTGCGCCCACCAGCGAAGTGTATGGGCGTGCGGCGCATCCTTATACCCAGGCCTTACTGGTGGAAATGCCCGACGTATCGCGCCGCCAGCGCAAGTTCATTCCCATCAAGGGCGAAATTCCTTCGCCCCTGGCGCCGCCGCCGGGCTGTACTTTTCATCCCCGCTGCCCGCGCGCCACAGATATTTGCCGCCAACAGGCGCCCGCGCTGCGCACGATAGCGCCCGGCCATCAGGCCGCATGCCATCTGCTGCAGCATCCTGATCACGACAACACCCTATCCAACGGAAGCCTATGA
- a CDS encoding transketolase, protein MTTEQLAALAHRAYRIRRYALQMGEVQGQGYIGQALGYADVLAAAYLYAMNIDPANPEWEGRDRFLLSHGHYAIALYAALIEAGVIDVEELDSYGSDDSRLPMSGMASYTPGMEMSGGSLGQGLSIAVGMALGLKQKGGKQFVYNSMSDGELDEGATWEAAMSASHHGLSNLICLVDINNQQADDNSNKILGFEPVADKWEAFGWHVQRVNGNDLAAVVAAFDVARNLDEAKPRVILFDTLMGKGVPFLEQRDKTHFIRVEASEWQQAISILDAANLEECES, encoded by the coding sequence ATGACTACAGAACAACTGGCTGCGCTTGCGCACCGGGCATATCGAATCAGGCGCTACGCCCTGCAAATGGGCGAGGTTCAGGGGCAGGGCTATATTGGTCAGGCACTGGGCTACGCTGATGTACTGGCGGCCGCCTACTTATATGCCATGAACATCGACCCCGCCAACCCGGAATGGGAGGGGCGTGACCGCTTCCTGCTTTCGCATGGCCATTACGCGATCGCTCTCTATGCCGCGCTGATAGAAGCCGGTGTCATTGATGTTGAGGAACTCGATAGCTATGGCTCGGACGACAGCCGTTTGCCCATGTCAGGCATGGCCAGCTATACGCCCGGCATGGAGATGTCAGGCGGATCGCTGGGGCAGGGCCTGAGCATTGCCGTGGGCATGGCCTTGGGGCTCAAACAAAAGGGCGGCAAGCAGTTCGTCTACAACTCGATGTCTGACGGCGAGCTTGATGAGGGAGCCACCTGGGAGGCTGCCATGTCGGCCAGTCACCACGGTCTGTCCAACCTGATCTGTCTTGTCGATATCAATAATCAGCAAGCTGACGATAACTCGAACAAGATATTGGGCTTTGAGCCGGTTGCCGATAAATGGGAGGCCTTTGGCTGGCATGTGCAGCGTGTCAATGGCAACGACCTGGCCGCTGTCGTAGCGGCTTTTGATGTCGCCAGAAATCTTGATGAAGCCAAACCCAGAGTCATTCTATTTGACACGCTTATGGGCAAAGGCGTTCCGTTTCTGGAGCAGCGAGACAAAACCCATTTCATCCGTGTGGAAGCCTCGGAGTGGCAGCAGGCCATTTCCATTCTGGATGCAGCCAACCTGGAAGAGTGTGAGTCATGA
- a CDS encoding M20 family metallopeptidase, with amino-acid sequence MSQPDHDTTPLLDMIERWVRLESPSYSQDALQAMAQLIVDDAQRLRLSAALHGLDSAGAPLVHIHNRKAGDDRPGILVLGHYDTVHPVGILEKNPLRREGDKLYGPGIYDMKAGICLALMGLAQAQQSGGTALPVDLVILPDEETGSHRSRNAIEDYARKSRYALVCEPARADQGRCVTARKGTGFITVKAQGRPAHAGMQHQKGRNAIEEIAHQVLALQAMTDYERGITVSVGVVKGGTTPNVVPEYCEIRADFRLPDPAAADELRAKVDGLQARVPDVLLDVVFELNRPPMPRTEGTADLLQRCQAYAAAAGLALNEAPMTGGASDANFTAALGLPTLDGLGADGDGAHTLYEHILVSTLGSRQQFWMNTLQALS; translated from the coding sequence ATGAGCCAACCTGACCACGACACAACGCCCTTGCTGGACATGATAGAGCGCTGGGTGCGCCTAGAGTCGCCCTCTTACAGCCAGGATGCCCTGCAGGCCATGGCGCAATTGATCGTCGATGACGCGCAGCGCCTGCGCCTGAGCGCCGCCTTGCATGGCCTGGACAGCGCCGGTGCGCCGCTGGTGCATATTCATAACCGCAAGGCCGGCGATGACAGGCCGGGCATTCTGGTGCTGGGTCATTACGACACCGTGCACCCCGTGGGCATACTGGAAAAGAATCCGCTGCGTCGTGAAGGCGACAAGCTGTATGGGCCGGGCATTTACGATATGAAAGCGGGCATCTGCCTGGCGCTGATGGGCCTGGCGCAAGCGCAGCAGTCCGGTGGCACGGCTCTGCCGGTGGACCTGGTGATACTGCCCGATGAAGAAACCGGCAGCCACCGCTCGCGCAACGCCATCGAAGACTACGCGCGCAAATCGCGCTATGCCCTGGTGTGTGAGCCGGCGCGGGCTGATCAGGGGCGTTGTGTTACGGCGCGCAAGGGCACGGGCTTCATAACCGTGAAGGCCCAGGGTCGCCCCGCGCATGCGGGCATGCAGCATCAGAAAGGGCGCAACGCCATCGAAGAGATCGCGCATCAAGTGCTGGCCTTGCAGGCCATGACCGATTACGAGCGCGGCATTACGGTCAGCGTGGGCGTGGTCAAGGGCGGTACAACGCCCAATGTGGTGCCGGAATATTGCGAAATCCGGGCTGATTTCCGCTTGCCCGATCCGGCGGCGGCCGATGAGTTGCGCGCCAAGGTAGACGGCCTGCAAGCCCGCGTTCCCGACGTATTGCTGGACGTGGTGTTTGAGTTGAACCGGCCCCCAATGCCGCGCACCGAAGGCACGGCCGACTTGCTGCAGCGTTGCCAGGCCTACGCTGCAGCCGCCGGCCTGGCCCTGAACGAGGCACCCATGACCGGCGGGGCCAGCGATGCCAACTTCACCGCCGCCCTGGGTCTGCCCACACTGGATGGCTTGGGTGCCGACGGTGATGGCGCCCACACGCTCTACGAGCATATTCTGGTGTCCACGCTGGGCAGTCGCCAGCAATTCTGGATGAACACTTTGCAGGCCTTGAGCTAG